One Mangrovimonas cancribranchiae DNA segment encodes these proteins:
- a CDS encoding acyl-CoA dehydrogenase family protein — METEKKDILRGGQFLVKETNCEDVFTPEDFSEEQQMMRDSVIEFNDRKIIANRERFENKDYAFTEECMREAGEMGFLSVAVPEEYGGMGMGFVSTMLVCDYISSGTGSFSTAFGAHTGIGTMPITLYGTEEQKQKYVPKLASGEWFGAYCLTEPGAGSDANSGKTTAKLSDDGKHYLINGQKMWISNAGFCNMFIVFARIEDDKYITGFIVENNPENGITLGEEEHKLGIRASSTRQVFFNDTKVPVENMLSERGNGFKIAMNALNVGRIKLAAACLDSQRRITTTGVQYANERKQFKTPIAEFGAIKSKLAEMATNAYVGESASYRAAKNIEDRIAIRLAEGNSHQEAELKGVEEYAIECSILKVAVSEDVQNCADEGIQIFGGMGFSEDTPMEAAWRDARIARIYEGTNEINRMLSVGMLVKKAMKGHVDLLGPAMAVKDELMGIPSFDIPDYSELFTEEKDMIAKLKKVFLMVAGAAVQKYGQDLEQHQQLMMAASNILIEIYMAESAILRTEKNAKRFGKDKQKEQIAMAKLYLFNAVETVKKNGMEGIISFSEGDEQKMMLMGLKRFTKYTNFPNVVDLRNTIAEKVKAENKYCF, encoded by the coding sequence ATGGAAACAGAAAAAAAAGATATTTTGCGCGGCGGACAGTTCTTAGTAAAAGAAACCAACTGCGAAGACGTATTCACTCCTGAAGATTTTTCAGAAGAACAACAAATGATGCGCGACTCGGTTATTGAATTTAACGACCGAAAAATAATTGCCAACAGAGAGCGTTTTGAAAATAAAGACTATGCTTTCACCGAAGAATGCATGAGAGAAGCCGGAGAAATGGGCTTTTTAAGTGTCGCTGTTCCTGAAGAATATGGCGGCATGGGAATGGGCTTTGTTTCAACCATGTTAGTATGCGATTATATCTCTAGTGGAACGGGATCGTTTAGTACGGCTTTTGGTGCACACACAGGAATTGGCACCATGCCAATTACACTTTATGGTACCGAAGAACAAAAACAAAAATACGTACCTAAACTAGCTTCTGGCGAATGGTTTGGTGCTTATTGTTTAACCGAACCTGGTGCTGGTAGCGATGCGAATTCAGGAAAAACAACAGCAAAATTATCTGATGATGGTAAACACTACCTCATCAACGGACAAAAAATGTGGATTTCCAATGCAGGGTTCTGTAACATGTTCATCGTTTTTGCACGTATTGAAGATGATAAATATATCACTGGTTTTATTGTTGAAAACAATCCTGAAAACGGTATTACTTTAGGTGAAGAAGAACATAAATTAGGAATACGCGCCTCTTCTACCCGACAAGTATTCTTTAACGATACCAAAGTACCTGTTGAAAATATGTTATCGGAACGCGGTAATGGTTTTAAAATTGCTATGAATGCTTTAAATGTAGGACGCATTAAATTAGCTGCAGCTTGTTTAGATTCGCAACGTCGTATTACCACTACAGGCGTTCAATATGCTAATGAGCGTAAACAATTTAAAACCCCGATTGCCGAATTTGGTGCGATAAAATCGAAATTAGCCGAAATGGCGACCAATGCTTATGTTGGCGAATCGGCAAGTTATCGTGCTGCAAAAAATATTGAAGATCGTATAGCTATTCGTTTAGCAGAAGGTAATAGCCATCAAGAAGCCGAACTAAAAGGTGTTGAAGAATATGCTATTGAATGTTCTATTTTAAAAGTTGCTGTTTCTGAAGACGTTCAAAATTGTGCCGATGAAGGAATTCAAATTTTTGGCGGTATGGGCTTCTCGGAAGACACCCCAATGGAAGCTGCTTGGCGTGATGCGCGTATTGCAAGAATTTATGAAGGTACTAACGAAATTAACCGTATGCTTTCGGTAGGTATGCTCGTTAAAAAAGCTATGAAAGGTCACGTTGATTTATTAGGTCCAGCCATGGCGGTTAAAGACGAATTAATGGGTATTCCATCGTTTGATATTCCAGATTATTCTGAGTTGTTTACAGAAGAAAAAGACATGATTGCCAAACTTAAAAAAGTATTCTTGATGGTTGCTGGTGCGGCTGTTCAAAAATACGGTCAAGACTTAGAACAGCATCAACAGTTAATGATGGCGGCTTCGAATATCTTGATAGAAATTTACATGGCTGAATCGGCTATTTTAAGAACCGAAAAGAATGCTAAACGTTTTGGCAAAGACAAGCAAAAAGAACAAATTGCCATGGCAAAATTATATTTGTTTAATGCTGTAGAAACGGTAAAAAAGAACGGTATGGAAGGCATTATTTCCTTCTCTGAAGGCGATGAGCAAAAAATGATGCTTATGGGCTTAAAGCGTTTTACAAAATATACAAATTTCCCTAATGTAGTAGACTTACGTAACACTATTGCGGAGAAAGTTAAAGCAGAAAATAAATACTGCTTTTAA
- a CDS encoding glycoside hydrolase family 15 protein, producing the protein MTDNLHYGIVGNCRSCALVSKTGTIEWACLPEFDSSSVFAKILDEEKGGSFGFIVDDSYKISQFYIENTTILVTRFSHGEDVFEVHDFMPRYYKANGSYQAPPELIRYIKYISGKPKFKINYNPKLEYAKGVTNTYIKDNFIVSLTYGDKFDTIFLYTNFDKQGVVNGDEIELTSDGYFLLGYNEKVFETTVENIFLEHERTKVYWLNWVDRTPKYNLYNTEIIRSALTLKLLTYDKSGAVLAAATTSLPETIGEVRNWDYRFCWIRDASMVIKVVSQLGHKNIAKRYLNFIIDLIPHKDEKLQIMYGINKEKKLTEHTLDHLKGYKNSSPVRVGNAAYKQKQNDIYGILMDVIHQQFKTFTLDVENTEELWTITKGIVWVVNKHWKEADKGIWEFRAEDRHFTFSKVLCWVAVDKAIKVADLLGKTRKSTKWKILESEIREDIMEHAWNDEVKAFTQSYGSKDLDASVLLMEPYGFIDGRDPKYISTVNAIERELCNDGLLYRYKNQDDFGLPSSSFTICTFWFINSLYKIGEVQKAKKMFDKLLSYSNHLGLFSEDIDFKTKRLLGNFPQAYSHLALIETAINLSEVTKEERVKHSIR; encoded by the coding sequence TTGACAGATAATTTACATTACGGTATTGTTGGTAATTGCAGAAGTTGTGCATTAGTTTCTAAAACAGGTACGATAGAATGGGCGTGTTTACCAGAGTTTGACTCTTCATCGGTTTTTGCAAAAATTTTAGATGAAGAAAAAGGCGGTAGTTTTGGTTTTATAGTAGATGATAGTTATAAAATCTCTCAGTTTTATATAGAAAACACCACGATACTTGTTACTAGGTTTAGTCATGGTGAAGATGTGTTTGAAGTACACGATTTTATGCCACGCTATTATAAAGCAAATGGAAGCTATCAAGCACCACCAGAATTAATTAGGTATATAAAATATATATCAGGAAAACCAAAGTTTAAAATAAATTATAACCCAAAGCTAGAATATGCAAAAGGGGTAACAAATACATATATTAAAGACAATTTTATTGTTAGTTTAACTTATGGCGATAAGTTTGATACAATTTTCCTCTATACTAATTTTGATAAACAAGGTGTTGTAAATGGCGATGAAATAGAGTTAACATCAGACGGCTATTTTTTGTTAGGTTATAACGAAAAAGTGTTCGAAACAACCGTAGAAAATATCTTTTTAGAACACGAACGCACCAAAGTCTATTGGTTAAATTGGGTAGATAGAACGCCAAAATATAACCTGTATAATACCGAAATTATACGAAGTGCTTTAACATTAAAGTTACTTACTTACGATAAATCGGGAGCTGTATTAGCTGCAGCAACAACATCTTTGCCAGAAACTATTGGCGAAGTACGTAATTGGGATTATCGTTTTTGTTGGATTAGAGATGCTTCTATGGTTATAAAAGTGGTGTCGCAACTAGGTCATAAAAATATAGCTAAAAGATACCTTAACTTTATTATAGATCTTATTCCACACAAGGATGAAAAACTCCAAATTATGTATGGAATTAATAAAGAAAAGAAACTAACAGAGCACACACTCGATCATTTAAAAGGTTATAAAAATTCTAGCCCGGTACGCGTTGGAAATGCTGCTTATAAACAAAAGCAAAACGATATCTATGGCATTTTAATGGATGTCATCCATCAGCAATTCAAGACCTTTACACTAGATGTAGAAAATACAGAAGAACTTTGGACTATTACCAAAGGTATTGTTTGGGTTGTAAATAAACACTGGAAAGAAGCCGATAAAGGTATTTGGGAATTTCGAGCAGAAGATAGACACTTTACTTTCTCCAAAGTGTTGTGCTGGGTAGCAGTAGACAAAGCTATTAAAGTGGCCGACCTTTTAGGGAAAACCAGAAAAAGTACCAAATGGAAAATCCTTGAAAGTGAAATACGTGAAGATATCATGGAGCATGCTTGGAACGATGAGGTTAAAGCATTTACCCAATCGTATGGCTCTAAAGATTTAGATGCATCGGTGTTACTCATGGAACCCTATGGATTTATAGATGGACGTGATCCAAAATATATAAGTACAGTTAATGCTATAGAACGCGAACTTTGTAACGACGGATTATTATATCGTTATAAAAATCAAGATGATTTTGGGTTGCCTTCGTCATCATTTACCATTTGTACGTTTTGGTTTATAAATAGCTTGTATAAAATTGGTGAAGTACAAAAGGCGAAAAAAATGTTCGATAAACTTCTCTCATATAGTAACCACTTAGGATTGTTTAGTGAGGATATCGATTTTAAAACCAAACGTCTTTTAGGTAATTTCCCCCAAGCATATTCTCATTTAGCTTTAATAGAAACAGCTATAAACCTTTCTGAGGTTACTAAAGAAGAACGCGTTAAACATAGTATTCGATAA
- a CDS encoding bifunctional alpha,alpha-trehalose-phosphate synthase (UDP-forming)/trehalose-phosphatase, translating to MNKTIIVSNRLPLQVKLEDDNLNIKPSVGGLATGMKSVHAEGNGIWIGWSGLTEEELNENLSEQVNKAVAKEKCATVPLTQSDIDNYYLGFSNKTLWPLFHYFSEYTVFESEQWETYKKVNQKFADVVLEHINDGDTVWVHDYQLLLLPKLIKDKKPNTTIGFFLHIPYPSYEIFRTFPWREELLHGMLGSDLIGFHTYDYERHFLSSVKRILRLDVKFNEVSYLDRIVKVDSFPMGIDYKKFENAALKHTNQEDDEKSELQRRLDDHIQSGSEAKMILSIDRMDYTKGIPNRIRAFEYFLNKYPQFKEKVRLIMLAVPSRSDVPQYQKLKRETDELVGRINGQFATVSWTPIWYFYRSMPFENLIDLYTSSDIALITPIRDGMNLVAKEYVATRTNQDGVLILSEMAGASKEMNEALLINPNNFAEIADTVKYALEMPLAEQKSRIEILQKRLKRYSVEKWAEEFLKSLNNTKQLDAVIVAEKMAGIHETKMLSDFKKSKRKLLLLDYDGTLSGFKNNPKDAKPDQELFNLLDNLNALENTDIVIISGRDRETFETWYGHKNYNLITDHGVWLKSKTSDWDMLERLKTGWMDNIRPILETFVDRTPGTFIEKKKYSLAWHYRKADPELAQIRTMELNTVLTSLISNNDLTVLKGNKVIEIKSSSVNKGRAASRWMTKSDYDFTFAIGDDWTDEYMFEELPKSAYTVKVGFKKTQAKYYVKNTEAVRDLLSKFVNV from the coding sequence ATGAATAAAACCATAATTGTTTCAAACAGACTTCCTTTACAAGTAAAATTAGAAGACGATAACCTTAATATAAAACCTAGTGTTGGTGGTTTGGCTACAGGCATGAAATCTGTACACGCAGAAGGAAATGGCATTTGGATTGGGTGGTCTGGACTTACCGAAGAAGAATTAAACGAAAACCTATCAGAACAAGTAAATAAGGCCGTTGCAAAAGAAAAGTGCGCTACGGTTCCGCTTACTCAAAGCGACATAGACAACTATTATCTTGGTTTTAGTAATAAAACACTTTGGCCTTTATTTCATTATTTTTCTGAATATACTGTTTTTGAAAGCGAACAATGGGAAACCTATAAAAAGGTAAACCAAAAATTTGCCGATGTTGTTTTAGAGCATATAAACGATGGCGACACTGTTTGGGTACACGATTACCAACTATTATTATTACCAAAACTTATAAAAGATAAAAAGCCTAATACTACCATTGGATTCTTTTTACATATCCCCTATCCGTCTTATGAGATTTTTAGAACCTTTCCTTGGCGTGAAGAATTATTACACGGCATGCTGGGATCCGATTTAATTGGTTTTCACACTTACGATTACGAGCGTCATTTTTTAAGCTCGGTAAAACGTATTTTAAGGCTAGATGTTAAGTTTAACGAGGTGTCTTACTTAGACAGAATTGTAAAAGTAGACTCCTTCCCTATGGGAATAGACTACAAAAAATTTGAAAATGCAGCACTAAAGCACACTAATCAGGAAGATGATGAAAAATCCGAATTACAACGCAGGTTAGACGACCATATTCAATCAGGCTCCGAAGCAAAAATGATTTTATCTATAGATAGAATGGATTACACCAAAGGCATTCCTAACCGTATTCGGGCTTTTGAGTATTTTTTAAATAAATACCCACAATTTAAAGAAAAGGTTCGTTTAATTATGTTAGCAGTTCCATCACGTTCCGATGTTCCACAATACCAAAAACTTAAACGAGAAACCGATGAGCTTGTCGGGCGAATTAACGGGCAATTTGCTACTGTAAGCTGGACACCTATTTGGTACTTTTATCGCTCTATGCCGTTTGAAAACCTTATCGATTTATACACCTCATCAGATATTGCCTTAATTACGCCTATTAGAGACGGTATGAATTTGGTTGCCAAAGAATATGTTGCCACAAGAACAAACCAAGACGGTGTACTTATTTTAAGTGAAATGGCAGGCGCTTCAAAAGAAATGAACGAAGCCCTTTTAATAAACCCCAATAACTTTGCTGAAATAGCAGACACGGTAAAATATGCTTTAGAAATGCCTCTTGCCGAACAAAAAAGTAGAATAGAAATACTTCAAAAACGCTTAAAACGATATAGCGTTGAAAAATGGGCCGAGGAGTTTTTAAAATCGCTTAACAACACCAAACAACTTGATGCCGTAATAGTTGCCGAAAAAATGGCAGGAATTCACGAAACAAAAATGCTATCAGATTTTAAAAAATCGAAACGTAAACTTCTTTTATTAGATTATGATGGTACGTTGTCTGGATTTAAAAACAACCCAAAAGATGCCAAACCAGATCAAGAACTTTTTAACTTATTAGATAATTTAAATGCGCTTGAAAATACTGACATTGTTATTATAAGCGGAAGAGACCGTGAAACTTTTGAAACCTGGTACGGGCATAAAAACTACAATCTTATTACAGACCATGGTGTTTGGTTAAAATCGAAAACATCTGATTGGGATATGCTCGAACGCCTTAAAACCGGGTGGATGGATAATATTCGTCCTATTTTAGAGACATTTGTAGATAGAACACCAGGCACATTCATTGAAAAGAAAAAATACTCGCTAGCTTGGCATTATCGTAAAGCCGATCCCGAACTAGCACAAATTCGTACTATGGAACTTAATACGGTACTTACTAGTCTAATTTCCAATAACGATTTAACAGTATTAAAAGGCAATAAGGTTATAGAAATAAAAAGTAGCAGTGTAAATAAAGGACGTGCTGCCTCTAGATGGATGACAAAATCTGATTACGATTTTACTTTTGCTATTGGAGACGATTGGACAGATGAGTATATGTTTGAAGAGCTTCCTAAATCGGCTTATACTGTTAAAGTAGGCTTTAAAAAAACACAAGCCAAGTATTATGTTAAAAACACAGAAGCTGTTAGAGACTTATTAAGTAAATTTGTTAATGTCTAA
- a CDS encoding M1 family metallopeptidase gives MKYILFLSVILFSSFSQAQLLGEKKSFTKQDTLRGSITPEREWWDLTYYHLDVDVFPEEKTISGKNTITYKVLAPHQVMQIDLQEPMQLTKATQNGKELPIKHEGNAHFITLTKNQKVGDINTIEVTYNGTPREAINAPWDGGFSWKKDKNGNHFIATSNQGLGASVWWPCKDHMYDEVDSMDISVTVPKGLTNVSNGRLKSKIEDKNATTFNWTVKNPINNYGVNINIGDYTNFSEVYKGEKGKLDMDYWVLSYNLDKAKQQFKQAPKMMEAFEHWFGPYPFYEDSFKLVEVPYLGMEHQSSVTYGNKYLNGYLGRDLSGTGWGLKFDFIIIHEAGHEWFANNITNIDIADMWIHEGFTNYSESLFLEYYYGKKAASEYLIGLRQIIQNDIPIIGPYNVNKEGSGDMYCKGANMIHTLRQLVEDDDTWRAILRGLNKDFYHQTISTQQIEDYLSNKTDIDLTEFFNQYLRTTKIPTLEYSIKNNTLKYRWTNIVDGFDMPIEVTIDNKKHWLYPNANWKTTTIKGDAIIVDEDFYVKKKEI, from the coding sequence ATGAAATACATTCTTTTTCTTTCAGTAATACTTTTTAGTTCTTTTAGTCAAGCACAATTATTAGGTGAAAAAAAATCGTTCACAAAACAAGACACGCTTCGCGGCTCCATAACACCAGAACGAGAATGGTGGGATTTAACTTATTATCATTTAGATGTAGACGTATTTCCAGAAGAAAAAACAATTTCAGGAAAAAATACCATTACCTATAAAGTGTTAGCACCTCATCAGGTCATGCAAATAGATTTACAAGAACCTATGCAGCTTACTAAAGCCACACAAAACGGTAAAGAATTACCTATTAAACATGAAGGCAACGCCCACTTTATTACTTTAACTAAAAACCAAAAAGTAGGCGATATAAATACTATTGAAGTCACCTATAACGGAACACCTAGAGAAGCTATTAATGCCCCATGGGACGGTGGATTTTCATGGAAAAAAGATAAGAACGGTAATCACTTTATAGCTACATCAAATCAAGGGTTAGGTGCTAGTGTTTGGTGGCCTTGTAAAGACCACATGTACGATGAAGTTGATAGTATGGATATTAGTGTTACTGTACCAAAAGGATTAACCAATGTTTCAAATGGAAGATTAAAAAGTAAAATTGAAGATAAGAATGCCACTACATTTAATTGGACGGTAAAAAATCCTATAAACAATTATGGTGTTAACATAAATATTGGCGACTACACCAACTTTTCTGAAGTTTATAAAGGTGAAAAAGGAAAACTCGATATGGATTATTGGGTGCTAAGTTATAATCTAGACAAAGCAAAGCAACAATTTAAACAAGCCCCTAAAATGATGGAAGCTTTCGAGCATTGGTTTGGCCCATATCCGTTTTACGAGGATAGTTTTAAACTTGTTGAAGTCCCTTATTTAGGCATGGAACACCAAAGTTCAGTAACTTATGGCAATAAATACCTTAACGGTTATTTAGGCCGTGATTTATCGGGAACTGGTTGGGGACTAAAATTTGACTTTATTATTATACATGAAGCTGGTCATGAGTGGTTTGCCAACAATATTACAAACATAGATATTGCCGATATGTGGATACATGAAGGTTTTACAAATTACTCTGAAAGCCTCTTTTTAGAATACTATTATGGTAAAAAAGCTGCTTCTGAGTATCTTATCGGTCTAAGACAAATTATTCAGAACGATATCCCTATAATTGGCCCATACAATGTCAACAAAGAAGGTTCTGGAGACATGTATTGCAAAGGTGCTAATATGATACACACCTTACGTCAACTTGTTGAAGATGATGATACATGGCGAGCTATTTTACGAGGTTTAAATAAAGATTTTTATCATCAAACGATTAGCACGCAGCAAATTGAAGATTACTTAAGCAACAAAACAGACATTGATTTAACCGAATTTTTTAATCAATACTTAAGAACCACAAAGATTCCAACGCTAGAGTACAGTATTAAAAATAATACCCTAAAATATCGTTGGACAAACATTGTAGATGGTTTTGATATGCCTATAGAAGTTACTATTGATAATAAAAAACATTGGCTATATCCTAATGCCAACTGGAAAACAACAACAATAAAAGGTGATGCTATTATTGTTGATGAGGATTTTTATGTTAAAAAGAAAGAAATTTAA
- a CDS encoding Crp/Fnr family transcriptional regulator, with translation MSKCEQCIIRQFNSLKALHKEDLVRLSGCKTTKIIKKGEVIFDEGENVNGVYCIKDGVCKLSKLSTNGKDQIVKLVTKGDLLGQRSLISDDTTNLSAIAVNDMEVCFIPKSEIVHDLKNNVNFSMDMLKEMADDLKSADNVIVDMAQKSVKQRLAETLLYLQDNFGEDDEGLLNIVLSREDYANIVGTATESAIRILSQFKKDGLISTKGKYVKIENVNALKRME, from the coding sequence ATGAGTAAATGTGAACAATGTATTATTAGGCAATTTAATTCTTTAAAAGCCCTTCATAAAGAGGATCTTGTAAGGTTGTCGGGGTGTAAAACCACAAAAATTATTAAGAAAGGCGAAGTGATTTTTGATGAAGGTGAAAATGTAAACGGTGTATATTGTATTAAAGATGGGGTTTGTAAGTTATCTAAATTAAGCACCAATGGAAAAGACCAAATTGTAAAGTTAGTTACTAAAGGCGATTTACTTGGGCAACGCTCTTTAATTTCTGATGATACAACAAATTTAAGTGCCATTGCTGTAAACGATATGGAGGTTTGTTTTATACCAAAAAGTGAAATTGTTCATGACTTAAAAAACAATGTAAACTTTTCTATGGACATGCTTAAAGAAATGGCCGATGATTTAAAATCGGCTGATAATGTGATTGTAGATATGGCACAAAAATCGGTTAAACAGCGTTTGGCTGAAACCCTATTATATTTACAGGATAATTTTGGTGAAGATGATGAAGGATTGCTTAATATCGTTTTATCTAGAGAAGATTATGCCAACATTGTTGGAACAGCAACAGAGTCTGCCATTAGAATTTTATCGCAATTCAAAAAAGACGGATTAATTTCTACCAAAGGGAAATATGTTAAAATAGAAAATGTAAACGCTTTAAAGCGTATGGAATAA
- a CDS encoding heavy metal translocating P-type ATPase metal-binding domain-containing protein has protein sequence MKQTTCFHCGDSCTTDHIIFDNKNFCCNGCKTVYEIFSENDLTCYYDLQQSPGATPKEIQGKYDFLSDESIIEKLTEFNDGNNQIVTLTIPHIHCSSCIWILENLNKLNPNITTSQVNFGKKTLRVTYKSKEISLKELVLLLSKIGYEPYISLEDFNTGKNKVNRSLIYKLGVAGFAFGNVMFLSFPEYFEVEEFWLDQYKNVFRWLMFTFSLPVVFYAAQDYFISAYKGLKSKLLNIDIPIALGILVLFIRSTVEIIFDLGTGFFDSLTGLVFFLLLGKFFQQRTYNFLSFERDYKSYFPIAVTKIYHDKEIPIQVYDIKKGDRLLIRNEELIPVDGILINGNANIDYSFVTGESEAVKKHSGDKLFAGGKQTAGSIEMEALNAVEQSYLTQLWSNDIFNKNKEDGFTSLTNAISKRFTVAVLSIATLATVYWLIVDASKAINVFTAVLIIACPCAIALSAPFTLGNLLRIFGKLKFYLKNASVIEQLAKIDTIIFDKTGTITSNKESKTAYVGETLSTEEEALLTSTLRHSNHPLSRSLYDILQKNNIVSLNHFEEHLGQGIYGTSNSNSIKIGSAHYVGKPQQETDLHTAVHISTNNAYKGKFTFYNSYRKGLSKLFKTLKKDFDLAILSGDNDSELENLKKLLPSKTKLIFNQKPNDKLEYIKHHQNNGANVLMVGDGLNDAGALAQSDVGIAISENINVFSPACDAILDASKFDQLHNYIKASKAAIKIIKWSFIFSFIYNVIGLYFAITGQLMPVIAAILMPLSSISIVIFTTIATNVLGRRLK, from the coding sequence ATGAAGCAAACTACTTGTTTTCATTGTGGCGATTCTTGTACAACAGACCACATTATTTTTGACAACAAAAATTTTTGTTGTAATGGCTGTAAAACAGTTTATGAAATTTTCTCTGAAAATGATTTAACCTGTTACTACGATTTACAACAATCACCTGGTGCTACACCAAAAGAAATTCAAGGTAAGTATGATTTTCTTTCTGATGAAAGTATTATTGAAAAGCTTACCGAGTTTAACGATGGAAACAATCAAATTGTTACACTTACAATACCACACATACATTGTAGTTCCTGCATTTGGATTTTAGAAAACCTCAATAAACTCAACCCTAATATAACAACCTCTCAGGTTAACTTTGGAAAGAAAACGTTACGCGTTACTTACAAATCCAAGGAAATTTCACTTAAAGAACTCGTATTATTACTAAGTAAAATTGGTTACGAACCTTACATCTCGCTAGAAGATTTTAATACCGGAAAAAATAAAGTAAACCGCAGTTTAATTTATAAATTAGGTGTGGCTGGTTTTGCCTTTGGGAATGTTATGTTTTTATCTTTTCCAGAATATTTCGAGGTGGAAGAGTTTTGGTTAGACCAATATAAAAATGTGTTTAGATGGCTCATGTTCACCTTCTCTTTACCCGTGGTTTTTTATGCTGCTCAAGATTATTTTATTTCGGCTTACAAAGGCTTAAAATCTAAATTATTAAATATAGACATCCCTATCGCTTTGGGAATTTTAGTCTTGTTTATAAGAAGTACTGTTGAAATTATTTTTGATCTTGGTACAGGTTTTTTTGATAGCCTAACAGGCTTAGTCTTTTTTCTACTTTTGGGAAAATTTTTCCAACAACGCACCTATAACTTCTTGTCTTTTGAACGTGATTACAAATCGTATTTTCCAATTGCAGTCACTAAAATTTATCACGACAAAGAAATTCCTATTCAAGTTTACGATATAAAAAAAGGCGACCGATTATTAATAAGAAATGAAGAACTTATCCCTGTTGATGGCATTCTTATAAATGGTAATGCTAATATTGATTATAGCTTTGTAACAGGCGAATCTGAGGCTGTTAAAAAACACTCAGGTGACAAACTTTTTGCCGGTGGTAAACAAACTGCTGGTAGTATAGAAATGGAAGCTTTAAATGCTGTCGAGCAAAGTTATCTTACTCAGCTATGGAGTAACGATATTTTTAATAAAAATAAAGAAGATGGTTTTACATCGTTAACCAATGCTATTAGTAAACGATTTACAGTAGCCGTTTTAAGTATTGCTACACTTGCAACGGTATATTGGTTGATTGTAGATGCTTCTAAAGCAATAAATGTATTTACTGCCGTATTAATTATAGCGTGTCCATGTGCTATTGCGCTTTCGGCTCCTTTTACCCTAGGCAACCTATTGCGTATTTTTGGTAAGTTAAAGTTTTACTTAAAAAATGCTTCGGTTATTGAGCAATTAGCTAAAATTGACACTATTATTTTTGACAAAACAGGAACGATAACCTCTAATAAAGAAAGTAAAACAGCATATGTTGGCGAAACACTATCTACTGAAGAAGAAGCTTTATTAACGAGCACTTTAAGGCATTCAAATCATCCATTAAGTCGCTCGTTATACGATATTCTTCAAAAAAATAATATCGTTTCTTTAAATCATTTTGAAGAACATTTAGGACAAGGTATTTACGGAACCTCTAATAGCAACTCCATTAAAATTGGATCTGCCCATTATGTTGGAAAACCACAACAAGAGACCGATTTACATACAGCTGTTCATATTAGTACCAATAACGCCTATAAAGGAAAGTTTACCTTTTATAACTCCTACAGAAAAGGGTTATCTAAACTATTTAAGACCTTAAAAAAAGACTTTGATTTAGCCATATTGTCTGGTGATAACGATAGTGAATTAGAAAACTTAAAAAAGTTATTACCGTCTAAAACCAAGCTTATTTTTAATCAAAAACCTAACGATAAATTAGAATACATTAAACACCACCAAAACAACGGCGCTAATGTTCTTATGGTTGGCGATGGTTTAAACGATGCAGGAGCCTTAGCACAGAGTGATGTTGGTATCGCTATTTCAGAAAACATTAATGTCTTTTCTCCTGCTTGCGATGCTATTTTAGATGCTTCTAAATTCGACCAATTACATAATTATATAAAAGCCTCAAAAGCAGCTATTAAAATCATAAAATGGAGTTTTATATTCTCATTTATTTATAATGTTATCGGGCTTTATTTTGCCATTACTGGACAACTTATGCCGGTAATAGCCGCTATACTTATGCCTTTAAGCTCTATAAGCATTGTAATATTTACAACTATAGCTACCAATGTATTAGGACGGCGATTAAAATGA
- the ccoS gene encoding cbb3-type cytochrome oxidase assembly protein CcoS, whose protein sequence is MSVIYVLLTISIIIAVLFFIAFIKAVKSGQYDDDYTPSVRMLFEDELVKTKPNKTIKKQKSN, encoded by the coding sequence ATGAGTGTTATTTACGTATTACTTACAATAAGCATAATTATTGCTGTGTTATTCTTTATTGCTTTTATAAAAGCAGTTAAATCTGGACAATACGATGATGATTATACACCTTCTGTGCGCATGCTATTTGAAGACGAATTGGTTAAAACTAAACCTAACAAAACCATTAAAAAACAAAAGTCTAATTAA